A genome region from Scomber japonicus isolate fScoJap1 chromosome 15, fScoJap1.pri, whole genome shotgun sequence includes the following:
- the LOC128374695 gene encoding glyceraldehyde-3-phosphate dehydrogenase-like, translating to MVKIGINGFGRIGRLVTRAAAIGGKVEVVAINDPFIDLDYMVYMFKYDSTHGVFKHGEVKAEGGKLVIGNMHITVFHERDPTSIKWGDAGVDYVVESTGVFTTIEKASAHLQGGAKRVVISAPSADAPMFVMGVNHEKYDNSMKVVSNASCTTNCLAPIAKVVNDNFGIVEGLMSTVHAITATQKTVDGPSGKLWRDGRGASQNIIPASTGAAKAVGKVVPELNGKLTGMAFRVPTPNVSVVDLTVRLEKPAKYDDIKKVIKAASEGPMKGILGYTEDQVVSTDFNSDSRSSIFDAGAGIALNDHFVKLVSWYDNEFGYSNRVCDLVQHMFTKE from the exons ATGGTGAAGATTGGAATCAACGG ATTTGGACGTATCGGCCGTCTGGTGACCCGTGCCGCCGCCATCGGAGGCAAGGTCGAGGTCGTGGCCATCAACGATCCCTTCATCGACCTGGACTACATG GTCTACATGTTCAAGTATGACTCCACTCACGGTGTGTTCAAGCACGGAGAGGTGAAGGCCGAGGGCGGCAAGCTGGTCATCGGCAACATGCACATCACCGTCTTCCACGA GAGAGACCCAACCAGCATCAAATGGGGCGATGCTGGAGTCGACTACGTTGTGGAGTCCACCGGTGTGTTCACCACCATCGAGAAGGCCTCC GCTCACCTGCAGGGCGGTGCTAAGAGGGTGGTGATCTCTGCCCCCAGCGCCGACGCTCCCATGTTCGTTATGGGCGTCAACCACGAGAAGTACGACAACTCCATGAAGGTTGTCAG CAACGCTTCTTGCACAACCAACTGCCTGGCTCCCATCGCCAAGGTCGTCAACGACAACTTCGGCATCGTTGAGGGTCTCATG AGCACCGTCCACGCCATCACCGCCACACAGAAGACCGTTGATGGTCCCTCTGGTAAGCTGTGGAGGGACGGACGCGGCGCCTCCCAGAACATCATCCCCGCCTCCACCGGAGCCGCCAAGGCTGTCGGCAAGGTCGTCCCCGAGCTCAATGG TAAACTGACCGGTATGGCTTTCCGTGTTCCCACCCCCAACGTGTCCGTGGTTGACCTGACCGTCCGCCTGGAGAAACCC gcCAAGTACGACGACATCAAGAAGGTCATCAAGGCCGCCTCTGAGGGACCCATGAAGGGAATCCTGGGATACACAGAGGACCAG GTTGTGTCCACAGACTTCAACAGCGACTCTCGCTCCTCCATCTTCGACGCCGGCGCCGGCATCGCACTCAACGACCACTTCGTCAAGCTGGTCTCCTG G